In the genome of Amphiura filiformis chromosome 11, Afil_fr2py, whole genome shotgun sequence, the window ttgaactatgccattgggatgaggccattgtgttcCATAGTGTCAGGTAAGTTATATTTCCTTTTAATATTtccttttaaaagttaaaatcatCGTCTGCTAAGTTTCAAAACCTGTGAATACAAAAAAGAGAGAGCGGATCGATCAAGCAAgcacaaaaatgttgttaaaattaaaatttagtcAAGACTTTTAACATCATTTAAATGtctgattatataaaggtcatgaaaacgttcttATAAAACGTTTGATTTGAAGAAATACTACAAGGACATATTCTTAATGTTGCcaaaattttacaaatatttttggcgaacaattttgcaaaatattttgttaacactttaatAAATAACAATTTGCAAGTTTTCTAAAAATGGCACTaagatattaaataattatgcgCATCTCTAAGCCACAgtcctttaaccccaatatgttcaTACATTCATTGAACTAAGATGTGATGGATAGAAAACCCGGGGGTAGAAAAGCTCATACTCCCCAACTTAGGTCAAATTTGTATGATTGTTGAATGTTACTGAACTGATCATTTGGAAATGACTCCATTTTGTTTCGACGGTgtgtttcactatggaccacaatggtctcatctcaatggcatagttcagtaacctcaattaaGCAATAATAGGGTCAACTTTGCcatcaagttgcagggtatgaatttttgtacccaatttttcaaagggcattcaatgaatgtacaaatgtattggggttaaagaactgtgccctgatagatgaacatgtttggATCCTAGCGTTTCACCAAGTTCGCTTGCCTGGGTTAATTAACATAGTACACATGCAATAAGCATTATGAAAATAATATGATATAATGAAAAACGTAAATATATGCACTTGTGTGTGTTAAAGCTATACAGGATAAGGaggctttttttttcttctaatatCGCGTTATCTTGCGGGACATGTACATTCTTAATTCAAATTGTTAAACCAAAAGGAATGTCAGGATTTCAGGTAAGTTCAAATAATAGGACTACCCGAAAAGCATCTTTTGGATTTCAAAGCTTGTAAAGTATGTAGTAATTTAATGGTTATTATTGCTATTATTGTCTTTCTTCTGTAAAGCGCATCGAGGCTTTTgcataatgcgctatataaattactttttattattttattattattttgttattattatttcattattattattttgcattaaCATAATATAATCGGTTACACGCTCGATACATGCGTGTCGCGACTACGGTAGGCAAATAACTTTAATAAGGACGGCATCGTAAGCACCATTTATAATGGATCCGTcacatttgttttgtttgtagtaccatttgtattatattattacaCACTTGAACATACTTTGTTGTTCATTATTTTGGTGTTAATTTACTTTTGATTTCGTATACTGCCACACTTTCAAATTATGATGAATTAAAATTCATCATAATTTGATTTTGGTTTGGACGTTCTTAAATTATTGCACCGTGTTATTATTTTAGAGATGATATTGATATAGGTATCATGGTGCTTCCATTCATGTTTCAcacatttatttgtattttgtttcattgtttacttattgttttacttttttttttgttgtttcatAACACCCCTGGATTCTGCacatcagcaataaaactactaGCTAGAGGACTCTCAACGCTGCCTCCCTGGTGTGTGTTATTTCCGCGCCATTATTGTTTCAAAGATCCctttccttttgttttattttgtccgCGCCATTTCTGACAAAAATCGCGTCCGCGACAACAAGTAAGTTTACATAGCGCTTCGTGTATGCACATTTATAAGCCTACTTTTTATTCTCAATATCGAATTGGATTGGATGTAAATCAAGGACTAGCAACTAAGAGAACAAGGACTCTGAGAAACAAAGACTAGCAAAGTCATGGCTGATCAAGGCAAAATTCAACATTCACGAAAAGAAGCTCATGACATAGCCATGTCATGTTCTGATGATGATACCAAACCACTCATAGAGTACTACAACAAAACTGCCGAAACGTACGACAAGGTTAGTGAGTTTGTTTAACGAAGCAATTTGGTGGGCTTGGTGAGAGGTTGCTTTCCCTAAAATCTTGGTCCGTCGTGTCAATACATCGCAGATCGCAATTTTCACGGTCCACccttattataaggactatgctaatgatttaaagattgacatgtagagaataaagcatacttgattgacagaaagtactaaatttgtacctattacggtttcgtgacacccctcttgcaaatgtgaccaagccagggcggcccggtgaagcaaaatgtgcattagaataacacgggagtttggatatagacgGAATATTTcattctcatacaaatgtatggtcccccttTATTAAaccttgtaccgggttgaaaattcagatattttgaaaagaataaataattaaaagcttttatacttttttatatatgacgctaactagttcatctcctatatctaccacacagcgctaccagtagggttcaattgcctattgtgagtgtccctgtgttgtgtgcatacatgtagttaacactAACTGCATGATAATTTTTCTCTAGCTCTTTCAGCCGATTCGGTTTTGTAAAAATTATTCGCCTATGTAATTGTCCGTGTAGATTTCGTCCTCGATAGTCATTTTGACATCAAATTCTGCTTCCAGTTTCTTTTGGTAGGTATCTGTTTGTACGTATTTCCTAAGTATTTTCGTTCATATCCCAATTGAATTGCCCGACTTTATCAagccaatcttcagattttttgTGCCGCTTGTTATTCACTGTGTAGAGATTTGAATTGGGCATAGTCAGCGAGGATTCTTTTGCTCAGAGATTAAGTTGTAATTAGACACTCTTCTTGAACCAGTCCTCTGTCATTTCACTTGCCTGAATTTGGCTGGACCATTTGCTTATATTGTTCATTGACCTTTTTTAGCCATTGGACACTGAAATATCATTCTACCGATCACAAAGGATCTATTTCTTAGATTAGCGAAAGACCTGAACCAGCAAGACTTTAGCGTTATTAtggattcatgtttgcttttccGCTGCTATTATATAGTGAGCTGTAATAGCTGAAATGACACAATTGACACCATATACAGTCGTGCCtaccaataatataaaaaaatgccTTGGTGCCTCATGtaccattataaaatgtataatctGAGGTAATTATTGCCACTATTAATCATATCACTTAATAGAGAAGAGATTCATAGTCTGCGAAATGAAAACACCAAAAAAGAAACTTCactcaatatatcaatataaataGCGCACTGTCCGCAAATTATTTTTTAAtggtgattttggcggccattttgaatttttaccaatatctaacctaaatattcatttggccattatagtaatggtagatttggaattagcagcctcaaaaacatataggaAGACATAATACGTGGTGCGTTTTGCCTAAAACTATACTAATAGTGGTAAAATCCCtaaaaaaacacatattttggcggccattttgaattttcaccAAAACCCGACCTTATGACTTCATCTggtgaattttgttttgacagattctttttcatgatgaaatttggccatagaaaaactgcttCCTGAAAAAAATATGGGTCAGTGCCCACCCCTATTAGTACACccttgggcattacaatcatgcaagtaGAAATGCACGAAAAATCAAGGGCGTCCCTGTGTAGCATTATAACATACcatttgaaattggggttggaagacaccttcccctaaataacagctaataacagtattgcgaacctttagcatccatggttcgatgtagaaaGTCTTTCCTATTCataggaaatattgcaattacacaccttattgccttttaacaataaccaatgacactagcacgtaattccagtcaagcaccaatctttaatcctattgttgaagaggataataagcttatacttatgtatagcattagtaaaaagcttaagtctttgtttgctttggctaaatcctgttcaagtggtgggctaaccaacaattgacaatgagaggactttcctgaacctcgttcagttggggatgatttgaagtgaccgccaattatgaccatttgatatttaataccagcaatgtggaaaaaaagaaaaagtgccaaaataatgtacccttttacggaaggagttaagtttaaaaagttataactccgcttccgcagtacgaatgtcagcggcgaatgtcaggttattatttcccagtctttaaaaaaatgcaggcagaagggatgtagagatttgtaattgagtcatgcatgatttaacagaaggttctttccaaaacccaaacgcaATGcggtattatggctttaatagctgttaccaacgctctgcagggtctattgttctattgtttccgattagagcgctgacatattggaaaatgttgccaatcaatattcatgagagtgtacattcaacgtccagttttcgaaattgggtgacttgtgtttggcaggtgtgaaatacatctgactgggcgtaattacgtaacgaataaaggcattgacatcatcgaatggctgcccagtgctgttatgtgtttagttattatataggcctaataattattatttaagttattcatcattcctttcttttcctttctctgtacttattctttcctgggcctacactttatcactccctcgctctccttgtcccctctcaccctccctctctcattcccatcattttccttatatttctatttatctacttgtctttattatatcttttcatttctcccttcctccagccctctctcattctccatatcccctcctcctctcttcctccctcctcccctcctaagacttctcacaggggtgaatctgctcctctccaaccccctcccctctttgggtacgccactatttctataccaatctccttcttaaaataaaattaaatggaaatttcttaaaaacaacctttataggcctatacttatacttacatgtatacgtatagcgattaccatttataatatagtgtaggcctaatatagatatgtgacatggcagccttcatacattctaacgTGTAATCGATTatcaagagcattcaatttatttaaatgaggcgcctaaattcaggtgggtggtaaagatgattgaatcgacagctaaagcctcctccATAGacctcagacccacacaagcacacatttgggacaCGTCaggacaatggtaccactttacacatggctgcccttacacatgactgtattgtggtcacttattgatactcgcctgttgtgtagagcgttaatatgatgccagatcagtgaccaatttaatggtggAACCCCTTTgatcgaaacaatggtaccacttttatgaatagcctgtcgcaacttctaatcggcatcaaacgaacaaaagattatataatctattgcgactctatttctatttaaaagctctttggctGTTACCCACACGATTTTCAGTACACAAACTTCCTGAACGCATCGCGAATTTTCCAAAATTGAAAGCTATGATAGAACTAGTCTATCATGAGCCGCCGGGCACTCTATGTGGCCCGCCTAATATGTACGTCACtgcatttattgttattaatttaatataatgttatactTTTCTTCTGTAGTATTTAGATGTTACTGGCAAAGACATTGGCGCACTTGAATATTCAAAAGTGATTGAGAAACATCAACCAAACAAGGACGTGCGTATATTAGATGCAGCATCGGGAACAGGAATCCTCGGCCAAAAGGTTGGTTTAACATTTACGTACCATGCGCACACCAACATCCACGTACCCCAACTACCCATACCTCACACATCCCACCCACCCACACAACATACATGCTTGCGCTCACACATCCCCCGCCCACCACCcacacaacacacacacacaaccacCAGCCTACTCCCCccacacaaaaacaaaatcagctgtaagggaccgttcacaaacacttgtaaataCCCAGTGTGCTGATTAGAACATTATCTGCAAATTTAAGAGTTGCAGCTAGTATTGTGTCTTGCCATTTTTTACTCACGGACCCTctttctatattttttttaatcattttagctTAAACGTCTTGGCTATACAAATATTGATGCAATGGAACCTGCCATAGGTATGCTGAAGCAAGCTCAAACAAAAGGTATCTATTGTGATTATATATGCGACATGATACGACCAAATGAAAAAACCCAGGTACCTGACGGTAAGTTGCACGGCACATTCTTAGACAGAAAGGTACCAAAACGGTTCTAAAGTGTCCTCCTGGGAGAATTCTCACACTTGACCTCACAAATGATTCCTGAAAATGCACGAACCCTTAAGGCCCTTTAGAGAACCATTGCAGATTCAGCAGCCTCCGAGTGAACAAAGATACTTTTATGGTtccttaatatacgatttcggtcaaattttaatttagttatTATTTGCCAACAGCTGTACGTTTTCTGGTCAGGTAAAATGATAGAAAACTCACTTACTACGGTATCTTAGCCACTTAAAGGTAGAATTAGGGAAGACACATTCGACCACACCCGAATTAGAGATTCCTTAATATTTATAAATAGttgaacactaagatgtattcttttacttgaaactgataaaatacaactttttaatattttctcaacttttttcctgatttaaaatcattatttcactctttccaactcaaaaaagtcacatggctttcTGTTGAACCActatagcaggctatgttaatcACATCAACGATAATCAACGATAAAGGTACTAAAATCTGAATATtgatgaatgggcctttaaggggaTGTACCCGGGCGTTGGATGATTTGATTAAAAAAAGTTATTGCTTAGAATGTAATGCTTACTGTAATCAAATGGAGATTTTTACGTTTAATATAACAATGTGAATGTGATATATTAgatacaaatttttttttcagatacaTACGACGTGGTATGTGTGCTGGGTGGTGTCACTTTTGGATGCATTACACCGGATTCATTTCCAGAACTTATAAGAATCACCAAAAAGGGTAAGAAAAccataaaatgttcaatttgttttgttgttgttttttcaattttgttttcatcaaataaattcaTAAGACCAATCGTATTATCTGTCCCCCGGGTGGGCACAATTCAAACTGGCTTGCCAAAATATGCTTGTCTCCTTCTCGCCCTGCATAAATATCCTCACCCCCTCCCCTTGCACATGCAAATTTTAGGGAACCCAATGTGCAAACTTTAAATGATCTACATGTTAAATGTGAGCTTTAAAGTTTGCACATTGGGTTCCCTAAAATGTGCATGTGCAAGGGGAGGGGGTGAGGATATTTTTGAAGGGCGAGAAAGGGACAAGTTTCCCTCTTTCTGACCTGGCAAAATTGCTTCCCACCCCTTTTATGTTAAATTGCTTGCCTCCTTTTTTGCTCTAACAAAGATAATTGTTACAGATAATTACTGCACACCCCTTGTCATCcatcactaggatccataacatgatcatctatcaggggcacagttcttaacccCCCTccccatacatttgtacattcattgaatgaccttaaaagaTGTAGGTACAAAACtcacactctgcaacttgaggtcaaattttgtactatgattatgtaattgatgttattggactatgccattgggatgagcctattgtggtccatagtgcatggcatactgttttgattttgtttggttttgttttttctttgcagGCGGACTATTCACTTTCTGTATGCCCGAATATACGACTAAAACACAAACGATCGACCCCAAATTTCTGCAAGACAATGTGGAGGCAGATTTACAGGCTCTTGTAGCAAAAGGACTCTGTTCAAAGTGGAGCAAAGAACCTGTGACGTTTTACGATGCAAGCCAGGAACACGGAAAAGAAAAAGGAGATGTATATATTCTTATAGTTGCTTAGATTGTGGAGATGTGGTTTATTATGTAGCTCAGCCTTTGGACTGAAACTTTCGTGCGGGGGTGTGTAtggtcaggggcgtagccagctttcttagtcaaggggcaaaataaaatttcggggggaAAGACAACAAATATTTCCTGTTTGCAACACTTTGACTCAGTATTATCGGTGGGCTGTTATAATTAATaccaataaacaaataaacaagtttAGCGTCCCCGCTCACCTCCTTTTTTGGAGatgtttaacttttttttttattttgtaaatttttatttATAACTTCTTCTCAAAGATGTTTGAGAAGTTGAAATTTTGTATACAGCTTTGCAAATGTATAAGACATATTTCAGAAGAGTTTGTGATCACAGGAGGGGGCTACCttccaaaacaacaaaataaaaagcgCCTCCTGGTCATTTTAGGATATCATTCACAACGCCAAATACACAAAATAAGGCgttaaatatgggtatttagaGCAGTTCCCTCCccttccttttttcaaaacacCAGGATGCTAAAcatgattttatttttacttagccTTAGACAGATTTTACTTCAGTCTTcaccttttctttttcatttgccttccagattttctctttcatgttttgtcagaggacacttttttctttcatttgtcagccccccccccttatatTTACTACAAGCGGGGATACAAACAAGAAATCTCACATTCCAACGACCTTCATAAGGCAGTTGTTGGCCAAAGTTGGAATATGTTTAATGACAAACTTCATTTTACCAGAAATAGGCTGTAAAAATggagaaaggcgcaggattggttgttttagtattttacatttcgccacatatataaattgtacaaatagcacaaatagctagaagtaaatgcaaaagacaagggttcaaagggctttaacgtactggccataagcaattttgaacttagattatttttctcatatcctagttgcttccaatgatcgctatttatgcaatttgtgcaattggtggaaagggctttaacgtgccgactatatgagaaattatgacattgatcaccAAGTCCATtttagccgtcagcaatttgtgcaatttatgtaattccccccccccccccccccttgcaaaaaagtccactgtTTCAAAAGCGAGTTGACTTGTTGTAAAATTcttaactcgccggcgggacttgctgtatgatgcctaggatgatgatgattgatgaggaTGACAAGATGCAGATGCCTCAAATTGatgactcggatgatgaattgaatataatgatgatgcctaggatgatgatgactccgatatgatgcctagatgatgatgactccgataatgatgaatatgatgaatatgatgatgatgataatgatgatgatgatgttgacgacgacgatgatgataatgatgatgatgatgacgacgatgattacGCTATTAGCGGGAATAAGGGCTAAATCAACCGGGAAATTTTGTGTATTAGCATTCCCCTAACCAAGCCTCgggatataaagggtatattaagagtataaaacgttttcataaccttaaaaaacattgtttgataatctactgctcagcaaacaaaaatgttttacagaaaacgtttaaatgtcgggttatataaagggtataaaaacgttttaataacattccaaaaacattcttgaacacttgatacaaaacattctaaacagaatgtgattttggggttgaaaaaatattttgcgaaaaatgtttgcccaaaatatttgcaataacgttttattgcgttttcatgacctttatataacccgacatttaaatgttttgaaaaaaacattctaagaacatttctgtgtttgctgggttcaaatattttaacataatgttatttaagtattgacaaaatatttggcaaaaatgtttgcaaaaatagtttacaataacattttgtgaaaacattacaaaaatattgttgtagtgtgttttcatacaaaacgttttaaaacgttatcttgacctttatataacctgacattttaatgttattaaaacgtttttacctaaaccaaaagccaaaatataactaattaaaaacgttttttaaacgtttttgtgtttgctgggatagttagggcggttttcggacttgttgtttctttctaaacatcctcgtacgtatcattcttccttaaattttctcggtttgtaataaggcggttctcgacagcaatgggacagcgctatTTTGGGAGTCTAATTACCCAGGAATAAGAGCTAAATCAACCGTGAAATTTTGTTGATGACGATGCCTCGCATGATGAAGACTTGGAtgatcatgatgaccatgatgatgaggatgacaagaCGGCGATGCCCCagattcatgatgatgatgatgatgatgatgatgattaaggcagccccgaaaagtttagtgttagtgttagggcggttttcggacttgttttttctttctcgaaagcaatgggacagcgctaaggcgatgcctcagattcagtatgactcggatgatgaattggatataatatcatcacactgccgacgcagcttttgactataatgatgatgcctaggatgatgatgactccgatatgatgcctaggatgatgatgactccgataatgatgaatataatgatgatgatgatgaatatgacgatgttgatgatgatgatgatgatgatgatgataatgatgatgatgttgacgacgatgatgatgataatgataatgatgatgatgatgatgatgatgattaaggcagccccgaaaagtttagtgttagtgttagtccttaaattttctttccaccaattgcacaaattccacaaatagcgcttactggaagcaactcagatattgtcctcattgcttttataaattgcataaattg includes:
- the LOC140164041 gene encoding methyltransferase-like protein 27, which translates into the protein MEPAIGMLKQAQTKGIYCDYICDMIRPNEKTQVPDDTYDVVCVLGGVTFGCITPDSFPELIRITKKGGLFTFCMPEYTTKTQTIDPKFLQDNVEADLQALVAKGLCSKWSKEPVTFYDASQEHGKEKGDVYILIVA